Genomic segment of Gloeocapsa sp. PCC 7428:
CAGCTACCCATATGTCGAAGAAGAAGGCGTAACGAATGCGATCGCGCTATGGCATCAACGCAACCGCTGGGCTGAGGGTGGTTATCAGCGCTATTTAGATTACTGGCGATTAATTATCAAAAGCCGCATCGGTGCTGGCAAAAAATTCGATTTACTGATGTTTATGCTAGTTCAGTATATCGTCCCGATCGCGCAAGTTCCTGATTTCCTGATGGCGATCGCCCGTAACCGATTACCTGTGCTGACGCCGCTTACGAGCTTCACCGTCACCATATTTATGATATGGATGTTCTTGGGGTTAAAGCGAATTCGCACGCTTGAAGATAAACTCACTTGGTCTGCATTGTTTGTTATCCTCTTACAAACGCTGCGCGGTACTTTGTATATGTGCCACTGGATGGTGGTCATGGCGAGTACGACGGCACGTATGTCCGTGCGACAAAAGCGGCTAAAATGGGTAAAAACTGTCCATCAAGGCAATAATTAAAAATCAAATTCAGCAGTATCTTCTTCATCTGCATCATCCCAATCTAAAGCAGCCTGCGGTGGTAGGCTGCTTGTTGCTATTGGTTGGGTAAACATTCCATCATCGTCTAGTTGCAGAACCTCACCTTTAAAAAAATCGGCTAAACGTTGCGCCGCGATCGCGACATCATCGGTTGCCGAATCAGGCGAGTCAATTAACATTGAATCGGATTGTCCTTCAGGAACAGCATCAGGTGCGATCGTGGGTTCGGGTTTAATTAAAGTAGACGTGGCACTGAATACCGATGCAGTTGTTTCGGGAGAGGCAGTATTCACCGGAGGCTTTCTTGTAGGCTGCGGTGTTACCGGAGTATTAGCCTTCGGCTGATGAGTCGTTGCAACTTCAAGCTGTACTTTTACTTTGCGATCGTACAACTTCCCAAATGCTGCTTCTAAATCTGCTACTTTGGTTTGAGCAATTTTGAGTAACTTTTGCGAACGAATACCAATCGAAGCGTGTTGCTCGTGAATCGCGACTAAGCTGCCGTGTTCTTTAAATAGTGCTTTACTTGGTAAAGGTAGATTTTGCAGCACTTGTTGCCAAACTTGATCGAGGTCAACATCAGTTGCGACAACTTCAGTATGAATTTCAACGGCTTCATCTTCATCAGTGCGAATATCCGAGCGATCGTGATGCACAATCGGCGGTGGTGAGATCGGTTCAGCGACTTCTTGTTGTGGCGGTGTTTGCGGTTGTGGAGGATGCGCCGATGCCGTGACGACTTGGGGCGCGGTTTGCGGTTGTGGAGTATCTTTTACTACAGATGGAGTTTTGGAAGTACTGATATTTCGATGAATAACTGGCGACGGTTGAGGTGTACTGGTTGTAGGTAATAATCCAAGCAGTGTTACCTCTAACCACAATCGCGGTTGCGTAGAAGTTTTAATTTGCGCTTCACTGGCTTTGAGATTTTTTTGTCCATCAAGAATTGTTGCGATATTCCACTGCTGTACCAAATCGCACATTGCTTGCCATGTTGTTGCAGTACAAGCAACCAAATCGTTACGGTGAGGTGCGGTTTTGGCGATCAGCAAATCGCGATAGCAACTTGCAAGATTTTGCAAGATCGTTAAAGGTTCTCGCCCGCGTTCTAATAATTGACGCGTGCGGTCGAGAAGTTGTTCGGCGTTGTTTTGCGCGATCGCGTCGAGTAACGCGAGTAAATCTGGCTCCGCAACGGAACCGACTAAATCCCAAACGCGCTCTACTGTGACTTCTGGTAATAAACTGAGTTGATCCAACAAACTCTCAGCATCGCGTAATCCTCCTTGGGATAGTTGTGCTACGAGTGTTAAGGCTTCACTTGTAATTTGGATTT
This window contains:
- a CDS encoding DNA polymerase III subunit gamma/tau, with translation MYEPLHHKYRPQSFAELVGQEAIATTLINAVRTSRIAPAYLFTGPRGTGKTSSARILAKSLNCLASRVPTETPCGVCEVCRGIANGSALDVIEIDAASNTGVDNIREIIERSQFAPVQCRYKVYAIDECHMLSTAAFNALLKTLEEPPPHVVFVLATTDPQRVLPTIISRCQRFDFRRIPLAAMVQHLQAIAAQEQIQITSEALTLVAQLSQGGLRDAESLLDQLSLLPEVTVERVWDLVGSVAEPDLLALLDAIAQNNAEQLLDRTRQLLERGREPLTILQNLASCYRDLLIAKTAPHRNDLVACTATTWQAMCDLVQQWNIATILDGQKNLKASEAQIKTSTQPRLWLEVTLLGLLPTTSTPQPSPVIHRNISTSKTPSVVKDTPQPQTAPQVVTASAHPPQPQTPPQQEVAEPISPPPIVHHDRSDIRTDEDEAVEIHTEVVATDVDLDQVWQQVLQNLPLPSKALFKEHGSLVAIHEQHASIGIRSQKLLKIAQTKVADLEAAFGKLYDRKVKVQLEVATTHQPKANTPVTPQPTRKPPVNTASPETTASVFSATSTLIKPEPTIAPDAVPEGQSDSMLIDSPDSATDDVAIAAQRLADFFKGEVLQLDDDGMFTQPIATSSLPPQAALDWDDADEEDTAEFDF